A window of Sphingomonas phyllosphaerae contains these coding sequences:
- a CDS encoding amino acid permease, which produces MFGPRKSLDTLLHRPSGAALAKTLSWPHLIALGVGAIVGTGIYTLTGVGAERAGPAVILAFAIAGAVCACAALAYAELATMIPAAGSAYTFSYAALGETIAWIVGWSLILEYSLACSTVAVGWSGYLVGWIQSAGIHLPAALLSGPHGGGIVNLPAVLVALAVMGLLVAGTRESATLNIVLVVVKLAALAIFIAFALPAFTADNLHPFMPYGFASTEIGGEKRGVMAAAAIVFFAFYGFDAVATSAEEAKNPGRDLTIGIVGSMVVCTAIYMAVAVAAVGALPFTQLADSAEPLALVLRTLGQPQAGHLIALAAVVALPSVILVMMYGQSRIFFVMARDGLLPRRLAKVSARTGAPTLITVLTGISIAAVAGFFRLDEIAELANAGTLLAFIAVGGCLMVLRRRAPHAPRLFRCPAPYVVGTLAILGCLYLLFSLPSSTIARFLIWNVIGLALYALYGRRGSVEREAPANA; this is translated from the coding sequence ATGTTCGGACCGCGCAAGTCGCTCGATACGCTGCTGCATCGCCCGTCGGGCGCAGCATTGGCGAAGACGCTGTCCTGGCCGCACCTGATCGCTTTGGGGGTCGGTGCGATCGTCGGCACCGGCATCTACACGCTGACCGGCGTCGGGGCGGAGCGCGCGGGGCCGGCGGTAATCCTCGCCTTCGCGATCGCCGGTGCGGTCTGCGCCTGCGCCGCGCTCGCCTATGCCGAACTTGCGACGATGATCCCCGCGGCGGGCAGCGCCTATACCTTCAGCTACGCGGCGCTGGGGGAGACGATCGCCTGGATCGTCGGCTGGTCGCTGATCCTCGAATATTCGCTCGCCTGCTCGACCGTGGCGGTCGGCTGGTCCGGCTATCTCGTCGGCTGGATCCAGTCCGCCGGCATCCACCTTCCCGCGGCACTGCTGTCCGGGCCGCACGGCGGCGGGATCGTCAACCTGCCAGCGGTGCTGGTCGCGCTGGCGGTGATGGGGCTGCTGGTCGCCGGCACGCGCGAGAGCGCGACCCTCAACATCGTCCTCGTCGTCGTGAAGCTCGCCGCGCTCGCGATCTTCATCGCCTTCGCGCTGCCCGCCTTCACCGCCGACAACCTCCACCCGTTCATGCCCTACGGCTTCGCCTCGACCGAGATCGGCGGGGAGAAAAGGGGCGTAATGGCCGCGGCGGCGATCGTGTTCTTCGCCTTCTACGGCTTCGACGCGGTCGCGACCTCGGCGGAAGAGGCGAAGAACCCGGGCCGCGACCTGACGATCGGGATCGTGGGCTCGATGGTGGTCTGCACCGCGATCTACATGGCGGTGGCGGTGGCGGCGGTCGGCGCGCTGCCCTTCACCCAGCTCGCCGATTCGGCCGAGCCGCTCGCGCTCGTCCTGCGCACCCTGGGCCAGCCGCAGGCGGGGCACCTCATCGCGCTCGCTGCGGTGGTGGCGCTTCCGTCCGTCATCCTGGTCATGATGTACGGCCAGAGCCGCATCTTCTTCGTCATGGCGCGCGACGGCCTGCTCCCGCGCCGCCTCGCGAAGGTGAGCGCGCGGACGGGCGCGCCGACGCTCATCACGGTGCTGACCGGCATCTCCATCGCAGCGGTCGCCGGCTTCTTCCGGCTGGACGAGATCGCCGAGCTCGCCAATGCGGGCACGTTGCTCGCCTTCATCGCGGTCGGCGGCTGCCTGATGGTGCTGCGCCGGCGCGCGCCCCACGCGCCGCGGCTGTTCCGCTGTCCCGCGCCCTATGTGGTGGGGACGCTCGCGATCCTGGGCTGCCTCTACCTCCTCTTCAGCCTGCCCTCGTCCACGATCGCCCGCTTCCTGATCTGGAACGTCATCGGGCTGGCGCTCTACGCCCTCTACGGTCGCCGCGGCAGCGTCGAACGCGAGGCACCCGCCAACGCCTGA
- a CDS encoding 4-hydroxyproline epimerase: protein MRHTFFCIDGHTAGNPVRLVAGGAPLLKGASMSERRQDFLARFDWIRTGLCFEPRGHDMMSGGFLYPPTTSDADVGILFIETSGCLPMCGHGTIGMVTFGLEHGLIQPATPGRLKVEVPAGTIDIAYEAERDRVTAVKITNVPAYVAATGIAIEVPGFGPMTVDVAYGGNYYAIVEPQGAYAGLDDLGAAALVGFSGIIREKVRAAFEPVHPLDPTIRGVSHVLWADRPRADDADGRNAVFYGDKAIDRSPCGTGTSARLAHLAAQGKLNVGERFVHESYIGSRFTGRVESATRVGDKVGIVPSIEGSAVATGFNTIWIDRSDRFWEGFQVK, encoded by the coding sequence ATGCGGCACACCTTCTTCTGCATCGACGGCCACACGGCGGGCAATCCGGTCCGCCTGGTGGCCGGGGGCGCGCCGCTGTTGAAGGGGGCGTCCATGTCGGAGCGGCGCCAGGATTTCCTGGCGCGCTTCGACTGGATCCGCACCGGCCTGTGCTTCGAACCGCGCGGGCACGACATGATGTCGGGCGGCTTCCTCTATCCGCCGACGACCTCCGACGCCGATGTCGGCATCCTGTTCATCGAGACGTCGGGATGCCTCCCGATGTGCGGGCACGGCACGATCGGGATGGTCACCTTCGGGCTGGAACACGGGCTGATCCAGCCCGCCACCCCCGGTCGCCTGAAGGTGGAGGTGCCCGCCGGCACGATCGACATCGCCTATGAGGCCGAGCGCGACCGGGTGACCGCGGTGAAGATCACCAACGTCCCCGCCTATGTCGCCGCGACCGGGATCGCGATCGAAGTGCCCGGCTTCGGACCGATGACGGTCGATGTTGCTTATGGCGGCAACTATTACGCCATCGTCGAGCCGCAGGGCGCCTATGCCGGTCTGGACGACCTTGGCGCTGCTGCGCTGGTCGGCTTCAGCGGCATCATCCGCGAGAAGGTGCGCGCGGCGTTCGAGCCGGTCCATCCGCTCGACCCCACGATCCGCGGGGTCAGCCACGTGCTGTGGGCCGACCGGCCCCGCGCCGACGATGCCGACGGCCGCAACGCGGTCTTCTACGGCGACAAGGCGATCGATCGCAGCCCGTGCGGGACCGGGACCTCGGCGCGCCTCGCGCATCTCGCGGCGCAGGGAAAGCTCAACGTCGGCGAGCGGTTCGTCCACGAAAGCTACATCGGCAGCCGGTTCACCGGCCGGGTCGAAAGCGCGACCCGCGTCGGCGACAAGGTCGGCATCGTGCCCTCGATCGAGGGGTCGGCGGTGGCGACCGGGTTCAATACGATTTGGATCGACCGCAGCGATCGCTTCTGGGAAGGGTTCCAGGTCAAGTGA
- a CDS encoding glycoside hydrolase, protein MRVLPFVAAIALLAGCAGPRVTAPPAGLDPFYTRSLDAGGIPISSSAAVPDEALRAARSIVVEMLARRPDLRRALVAGGQRVAVMGVEEQTLDLPEQRDWKKPTRDDPRLTTCERKLYDEQIGRMTDREYWNSRARGMGGLLTSGATENLLGQPGTRYYGENIFVHEFSHAILGAAETADPAFYRAVAAAYDEAMKRGLWKGEYGATTVDEYWAEGTQFWFESNRLAVIDGRRILSAADLAAYDPALATLLRRVYGDRHHLSADVFWRHPARVPTGGPPASTAETC, encoded by the coding sequence GTGAGGGTGCTTCCCTTCGTCGCCGCGATCGCGCTGCTGGCCGGCTGTGCCGGGCCGCGCGTCACCGCGCCGCCTGCGGGGCTCGACCCCTTCTACACCCGGTCGCTCGACGCCGGAGGCATCCCGATCAGCAGCTCCGCCGCGGTCCCGGACGAGGCGCTACGCGCCGCGCGGTCGATCGTGGTGGAGATGCTGGCGCGGCGGCCCGACCTGCGCCGCGCGCTGGTGGCCGGCGGGCAGCGGGTCGCGGTGATGGGGGTAGAGGAGCAGACGCTCGACCTGCCAGAACAGCGCGACTGGAAGAAGCCGACGCGCGACGATCCGCGGCTGACCACGTGCGAGCGCAAGCTGTACGACGAACAGATCGGCCGCATGACGGACCGCGAATACTGGAATTCGCGCGCGCGCGGCATGGGGGGGCTGCTCACCAGCGGCGCGACCGAGAACCTGCTGGGGCAGCCGGGGACGCGCTATTACGGCGAGAACATCTTCGTTCACGAATTCTCGCACGCGATCCTGGGTGCCGCCGAGACGGCCGACCCCGCCTTCTACCGCGCGGTCGCGGCCGCCTATGACGAGGCCATGAAGCGCGGACTATGGAAGGGCGAATATGGCGCCACCACCGTCGACGAATATTGGGCGGAGGGAACGCAATTCTGGTTCGAATCGAACCGGCTGGCGGTGATCGACGGGCGTCGCATCCTGTCCGCCGCCGATCTCGCGGCCTATGATCCCGCGCTCGCGACGCTCCTTCGCCGCGTCTACGGCGACCGCCACCACCTCAGCGCCGACGTCTTCTGGCGGCACCCCGCGCGCGTGCCGACGGGAGGCCCGCCGGCCTCCACCGCGGAGACTTGCTGA
- a CDS encoding GntR family transcriptional regulator, translated as MSIVVRTLSERVFEIVREQIVMGKLGTDSPIRQDALAAELGVSKIPLREALARLEQEGLLTSHANRGFFVQPMSASQVEEIYALRLAIEPRAAADAATQADEGARAAATDAFERLDRAASTDLPQVAVRNREFHVALVRPGGRLLTTQMVERLSILAERYVIAHLEPAGRESRAHREHRALLDAFLARDGAALEALLAAHIGATLDDLRVQFATG; from the coding sequence ATGAGCATTGTCGTGAGGACGCTTTCCGAGCGCGTGTTCGAGATCGTTCGCGAGCAGATCGTCATGGGCAAGCTGGGGACCGACTCCCCCATCCGCCAGGATGCGCTGGCCGCGGAACTCGGGGTCAGCAAGATCCCGTTGCGCGAGGCGTTGGCGCGGCTGGAGCAGGAGGGGCTCCTGACCAGCCACGCCAACCGCGGCTTCTTCGTCCAGCCGATGTCGGCATCGCAGGTGGAGGAGATCTACGCGCTCCGCCTTGCGATCGAGCCGCGCGCGGCGGCCGATGCGGCGACGCAGGCGGACGAGGGCGCGCGCGCCGCCGCGACCGACGCGTTCGAGCGGCTCGACCGCGCCGCGAGCACCGACCTGCCGCAGGTGGCGGTGCGCAACCGTGAGTTCCACGTCGCGCTGGTACGCCCGGGCGGCCGGCTGCTGACGACGCAGATGGTGGAGCGGCTGTCGATCCTCGCCGAACGCTACGTCATCGCGCATCTGGAGCCGGCGGGGCGCGAATCGCGCGCGCATCGCGAGCATCGGGCGCTGCTCGACGCGTTCCTGGCGCGCGACGGCGCGGCGCTGGAGGCGCTGCTGGCCGCGCACATCGGCGCGACGCTGGACGATCTCAGGGTACAATTCGCCACCGGATGA
- a CDS encoding dihydrodipicolinate synthase family protein, whose protein sequence is MTIGWKGVFPAVTTQVREDLSLDLADTQRVVDDLVNDGVTGVIALGTVGENNSLEFDEKVSVLTAIVEAVDGRVPVVTGVSEYDTRRAVRYARAAEKAGADGLMLLPPMVYVPATHELVNHFKGVAEQTALPIMLYNNPPAYRTVIDRAVLEALVDVANIVAVKESAPDTRRFTDFRNAFGDRYVLFAGLDDVALEGLYLGARGWVSGLTNAFPKESVELVAAFERGDHAKAMEIYRWFMPLLHLDAEHDLVQSIKLAEQVMGRGSERVLPPRYVLQGARRAEVIAMVEQAAATRPSLGVALAA, encoded by the coding sequence ATGACGATCGGTTGGAAGGGCGTATTTCCTGCGGTGACTACACAGGTGCGCGAGGATCTGTCGCTGGATCTCGCGGATACCCAGCGCGTGGTGGACGACCTCGTCAACGATGGCGTGACCGGCGTCATCGCGCTGGGGACGGTCGGCGAAAACAATTCGCTCGAATTCGACGAGAAGGTGTCGGTCCTGACCGCGATCGTCGAAGCGGTGGACGGCCGCGTGCCGGTCGTCACCGGCGTGTCCGAATACGACACCCGCCGCGCGGTGCGCTACGCCCGGGCGGCGGAGAAGGCGGGGGCGGACGGCCTCATGCTCCTCCCGCCGATGGTCTATGTGCCCGCGACGCACGAGCTGGTGAACCATTTCAAGGGCGTCGCGGAACAGACCGCGCTCCCGATCATGCTCTACAACAACCCGCCCGCCTATCGCACCGTCATCGACCGTGCGGTGCTGGAGGCGCTGGTCGACGTCGCGAACATCGTGGCGGTCAAGGAATCGGCGCCCGACACGCGCCGCTTCACCGACTTCCGCAACGCCTTCGGCGATCGCTACGTGCTGTTCGCGGGGCTCGACGACGTCGCGCTGGAGGGGCTGTACCTCGGTGCGCGCGGCTGGGTGTCGGGGCTGACCAACGCTTTCCCGAAGGAGTCGGTGGAACTCGTCGCCGCGTTCGAGCGCGGCGACCATGCGAAGGCGATGGAGATCTATCGCTGGTTCATGCCGCTGCTCCACCTCGATGCCGAGCACGACCTGGTCCAGTCGATCAAGCTCGCCGAGCAGGTGATGGGCCGCGGATCGGAGCGCGTCCTCCCGCCGCGCTACGTCCTTCAGGGCGCGCGCCGCGCCGAGGTGATCGCGATGGTCGAGCAGGCCGCGGCGACGCGCCCGTCGCTCGGCGTCGCGCTCGCGGCCTGA
- a CDS encoding glycoside hydrolase family 27 protein gives MIRRAWAALCLLLFALPAAAAPPARTGSWVFDGAPSYPGVTMMRVERDGAGVRGEITTRWYGPIAMQNPRLRGDTLTFDTRNLNDNAHPTRRWTARFTPRGVRLTGDMWYAHVVQDGRRGTPAEVAARTFRPAPPLPALGSLPDDGLARTPPMGWSSWNRFAEKIDDATVRAMADAMVSSGLRDAGYVYVNIDDGWQGTRGSDGELRPNAKFPDMKALADYVHARGLKLGIYSSPGPKTCAGYEGSYGHVEQDARTFARWGVDFLKYDLCSGEWFYADADSVKRTYYQMGAALRATGRPIVYSLCQYGRFDVADWGRSVGGHLWRTTGDITDDYKTMSDIGFVRNPQFPHAGPGGWNDPDMLEVGNGGMSADEYRTHFTLWAIQAAPLLMGHDLRLTGASDAAILENGGAIAIDQDSLGVQGRRETSVDGIETWRKPLAGGDVAIAIFNRTTADRDADVPPGLAAQGGRIIDVWRGRALAADETRLRVPAHGTVLLRVVAPGTTDQEGAKR, from the coding sequence ATGATCCGTCGCGCATGGGCCGCGCTGTGCCTGTTGCTGTTCGCGCTTCCCGCCGCCGCCGCGCCGCCGGCGCGCACGGGAAGCTGGGTGTTCGATGGCGCGCCGTCCTACCCCGGGGTCACGATGATGCGCGTCGAGCGCGACGGTGCCGGTGTGCGCGGGGAGATCACGACGCGCTGGTACGGCCCGATCGCGATGCAGAACCCGCGGCTGCGCGGCGACACGCTGACCTTCGACACGCGCAACCTGAACGACAATGCGCATCCGACGCGCCGCTGGACCGCGCGCTTCACGCCGCGCGGCGTCCGCCTGACCGGCGATATGTGGTATGCGCACGTGGTGCAGGACGGCCGCCGCGGCACCCCGGCGGAGGTCGCCGCGCGCACCTTCCGCCCCGCACCGCCGCTCCCCGCGCTCGGCTCGCTCCCCGACGACGGCCTCGCGCGGACGCCGCCGATGGGCTGGTCGAGCTGGAACAGGTTCGCGGAGAAGATCGACGACGCGACGGTGCGCGCGATGGCGGACGCGATGGTGTCGAGCGGGCTGCGCGACGCGGGCTACGTCTACGTCAACATCGACGACGGCTGGCAGGGGACCCGCGGCTCCGACGGGGAGCTTCGGCCCAACGCCAAGTTCCCGGACATGAAGGCGCTGGCCGACTACGTCCACGCCCGCGGGTTGAAGCTCGGCATCTATTCCTCGCCGGGGCCGAAGACCTGCGCCGGCTATGAGGGGAGCTACGGCCATGTCGAGCAGGACGCGCGCACCTTCGCGCGCTGGGGCGTGGATTTCCTCAAATACGACCTGTGCTCGGGCGAATGGTTCTACGCCGACGCCGACAGCGTGAAGCGCACCTATTATCAGATGGGCGCGGCGCTGCGCGCGACGGGGCGGCCGATCGTCTATTCGCTGTGCCAATATGGCCGGTTCGACGTCGCCGACTGGGGACGTTCGGTCGGCGGGCACCTGTGGCGCACGACGGGCGACATCACCGACGATTACAAGACCATGTCCGATATCGGCTTCGTCCGGAACCCCCAGTTTCCGCACGCGGGGCCGGGCGGGTGGAACGATCCCGATATGCTGGAGGTCGGCAACGGCGGGATGAGCGCGGACGAATATCGCACCCACTTCACCTTGTGGGCGATCCAGGCCGCCCCGCTGTTGATGGGCCACGACCTGCGCCTCACGGGCGCGAGCGACGCCGCGATCCTGGAGAACGGGGGCGCGATCGCGATCGACCAGGATTCGCTCGGCGTGCAGGGACGCCGCGAAACCAGCGTCGACGGGATCGAGACCTGGCGCAAGCCACTCGCCGGCGGGGATGTCGCGATCGCCATCTTCAACCGCACCACCGCCGATCGCGACGCCGACGTCCCGCCGGGGCTGGCCGCGCAGGGCGGGCGTATCATCGACGTGTGGCGCGGGCGTGCTCTGGCGGCGGACGAGACTCGGCTGCGCGTGCCCGCGCACGGGACGGTGCTGTTGCGGGTGGTCGCGCCCGGTACGACCGATCAGGAGGGGGCGAAGCGCTGA